In the Quercus lobata isolate SW786 chromosome 5, ValleyOak3.0 Primary Assembly, whole genome shotgun sequence genome, one interval contains:
- the LOC115992067 gene encoding protein PYRICULARIA ORYZAE RESISTANCE 21-like isoform X2 — protein MRIEVDLQCHRCRKKIKKVLCKFPQIQDQAYIEKENYVVIKVVCCSPEKVKQKIICKGGDTIKSIEIIEIEKNTNPPGKGKKPPQKKRVRFVDELEKPPEKQKPPEKQKPPEIVNKPPQKKDPELVPKLPLGPVGVPVRPGGFGTCCTECYEGRGGGPCLYGHGTRPWPPLTPKPRAEPVPLPVPVPVPAYPVGFGTCCTECYEGRDGGPCHYGHGRPPPCYDGYYYGKPIYDSYGGGYRSCYTYVSRCEETSSGCTIM, from the exons ATGCGGATCGAGGTCGACCTTCAATGCCATCGCTGCCGCAAGAAGATAAAGAAAGTGCTCTGTAAATTCCCCC AAATACAAGACCAGGCATACATCGAGAAGGAAAACTATGTGGTAATAAAAGTGGTATGTTGCAGTCCTGAAAAGGTAAAGCAAAAGATAATTTGCAAAGGTGGTGATACCATTAAGAGCATTGAGATCATAGAGATTGAGAAGAACACCAACCCACCTGGGAAAGGGAAGAAGCCACCGCAAAAGAAACGCGTGAGATTCGTTGACGAGCTGGAGAAGCCGCCTGAGAAGCAGAAGCCACCTGAGAAGCAGAAGCCACCTGAGATTGTGAACAAGCCACCGCAAAAGAAAGACCCTGAACTGGTTCCAAAGCTTCCTCTTGGACCGGTTGGTGTGCCTGTACGGCCGGGTGGATTTGGGACTTGTTGTACGGAATGTTATGAGGGTCGTGGTGGGGGGCCATGCCTGTATGGTCATGGTACTAGGCCATGGCCACCATTAACACCAAAGCCTCGTGCTGAACCGGTTCCACTGCCGGTTCCTGTACCTGTGCCGGCTTACCCGGTTGGGTTTGGGACGTGTTGTACGGAGTGCTATGAGGGTCGTGATGGGGGGCCATGCCATTATGGTCATGGTAGGCCACCCCCATGTTATGATGGCTACTACTATGGAAAGCCCATTTATGATAGTTATGGTGGCGGGTATAGGAGTTGTTATACTTATGTGAGTCGATGTGAAGAAACTTCCTCTGGATGCACCATCATGTAA
- the LOC115992067 gene encoding protein PYRICULARIA ORYZAE RESISTANCE 21-like isoform X1: MVEEKKTTFMRIEVDLQCHRCRKKIKKVLCKFPQIQDQAYIEKENYVVIKVVCCSPEKVKQKIICKGGDTIKSIEIIEIEKNTNPPGKGKKPPQKKRVRFVDELEKPPEKQKPPEKQKPPEIVNKPPQKKDPELVPKLPLGPVGVPVRPGGFGTCCTECYEGRGGGPCLYGHGTRPWPPLTPKPRAEPVPLPVPVPVPAYPVGFGTCCTECYEGRDGGPCHYGHGRPPPCYDGYYYGKPIYDSYGGGYRSCYTYVSRCEETSSGCTIM, translated from the exons ATGGTGGAGGAAAAG AAAACAACATTTATGCGGATCGAGGTCGACCTTCAATGCCATCGCTGCCGCAAGAAGATAAAGAAAGTGCTCTGTAAATTCCCCC AAATACAAGACCAGGCATACATCGAGAAGGAAAACTATGTGGTAATAAAAGTGGTATGTTGCAGTCCTGAAAAGGTAAAGCAAAAGATAATTTGCAAAGGTGGTGATACCATTAAGAGCATTGAGATCATAGAGATTGAGAAGAACACCAACCCACCTGGGAAAGGGAAGAAGCCACCGCAAAAGAAACGCGTGAGATTCGTTGACGAGCTGGAGAAGCCGCCTGAGAAGCAGAAGCCACCTGAGAAGCAGAAGCCACCTGAGATTGTGAACAAGCCACCGCAAAAGAAAGACCCTGAACTGGTTCCAAAGCTTCCTCTTGGACCGGTTGGTGTGCCTGTACGGCCGGGTGGATTTGGGACTTGTTGTACGGAATGTTATGAGGGTCGTGGTGGGGGGCCATGCCTGTATGGTCATGGTACTAGGCCATGGCCACCATTAACACCAAAGCCTCGTGCTGAACCGGTTCCACTGCCGGTTCCTGTACCTGTGCCGGCTTACCCGGTTGGGTTTGGGACGTGTTGTACGGAGTGCTATGAGGGTCGTGATGGGGGGCCATGCCATTATGGTCATGGTAGGCCACCCCCATGTTATGATGGCTACTACTATGGAAAGCCCATTTATGATAGTTATGGTGGCGGGTATAGGAGTTGTTATACTTATGTGAGTCGATGTGAAGAAACTTCCTCTGGATGCACCATCATGTAA